One stretch of Paraburkholderia fungorum DNA includes these proteins:
- a CDS encoding type VI secretion system Vgr family protein encodes MSNLAQDFKALLGGRQQGRILTMSFPHNDAPAQVLLANRLEGTEALSRDFEFTVEILSDNAALALKDFIGKLLSVQLVRGDGSLRYFSGYVFAFRHVKTDGGVAYYEAQIGPWLQYLKLRRNSRLFLDQNLHTQATTLLSDYGVLPAWDWHVHGEDPSMTMACQYNEDDHNYLSRRWETAGYLYWYEHTSGGHKLVVTDASVDAVQIDGPSAEVRFQSEAGSQEEDGIANWAPVRQMMPTQVALSRFDFKNPRPATVDMPTVNKQGSVPQLEDYQYAGAYGFKPGQDGNDVARRRMEEIEAAAKHFDGEGNSRYAMPGRWFRLTDHYGSAVSGDASKSEFLIVSVRHVASNNYLQGTETAAEYSNELTCIRRSIPWRPGRGYNSVDTRILAPQTATVVGPTGQSVYADQYGRCKLQFHWDRDAKGDETSSTWVRVASSWSGGEQGGAAPPRIGSEVIVQWLEGNPDRPIVTGRVANEKNMPSWQLPSQSALMGFRSRELDGASGNTAGGRSNHLLFDDTAQQIQTQLRSDHQNSQLSLGYVTRIENTAGRQDARGEGFELRTDAVGAIRSGKGMLISTDPRPQAKSHLSDVSEPVDRLGKAQTLHGQLGKLAQQYQAQDSGADQSSVADVLKTQNDAIKGSGGTVSGSGSSNGGSFPELNDPYVVVASPAGVAITTPGSSHLASGQHVALTSGEDVSIAAGKSLLASVSEKFSLFVHKLGIKLIAASGKVQVHAENDELELLAKKVVSLISTTDWINITAKQGIKLTAGNSQFVISADGLNGFTPGSNLIHAGSHGTMGPQSVPAQFPGVDLCSSLSSGAAQAGNASIAL; translated from the coding sequence GTGTCGAATCTTGCTCAGGATTTCAAGGCTCTGCTGGGGGGCAGGCAGCAGGGGCGTATTCTCACGATGTCATTTCCGCATAACGATGCCCCCGCGCAGGTCTTGCTCGCGAACCGGCTCGAAGGCACGGAAGCTCTGTCGCGCGATTTTGAGTTCACGGTCGAGATCCTCTCCGATAATGCTGCGCTTGCACTGAAGGATTTCATCGGCAAACTGCTCAGCGTCCAACTCGTTCGGGGGGATGGATCGTTACGCTATTTCAGTGGCTACGTGTTTGCTTTCCGTCACGTTAAAACCGATGGTGGTGTCGCATATTATGAGGCTCAGATCGGTCCGTGGCTGCAATATCTGAAACTCCGTCGCAATAGTCGCCTCTTTCTCGACCAGAATCTCCATACCCAGGCGACGACGCTGCTCAGTGATTACGGTGTCCTGCCTGCCTGGGACTGGCATGTACATGGCGAAGATCCGTCCATGACAATGGCCTGCCAGTACAACGAGGACGATCATAACTATCTGAGTCGCCGCTGGGAAACAGCGGGTTATCTGTACTGGTACGAACACACGAGCGGCGGCCACAAGCTGGTGGTAACCGACGCGTCAGTGGACGCAGTGCAGATTGACGGTCCAAGCGCCGAAGTCCGTTTTCAGAGCGAAGCCGGATCGCAGGAAGAAGATGGCATCGCAAACTGGGCGCCAGTGCGCCAGATGATGCCGACGCAGGTCGCGCTCTCCAGGTTTGACTTCAAGAACCCCCGGCCAGCTACGGTTGATATGCCGACGGTCAACAAGCAGGGAAGCGTTCCGCAACTCGAGGATTACCAGTATGCCGGCGCGTATGGATTCAAGCCCGGGCAGGATGGCAACGATGTCGCGCGCCGCAGGATGGAGGAAATTGAGGCAGCGGCCAAACACTTCGACGGAGAGGGCAACAGCCGCTATGCGATGCCCGGGCGCTGGTTCCGCCTGACGGACCACTACGGCAGCGCCGTTTCAGGCGACGCAAGCAAAAGCGAGTTCCTCATTGTCTCCGTGCGCCATGTGGCGTCGAACAACTACCTCCAGGGCACGGAGACGGCTGCGGAATACAGCAATGAACTCACATGCATCCGCCGCAGCATTCCCTGGCGCCCGGGTCGGGGCTATAACAGCGTCGACACCCGCATCCTGGCCCCCCAGACAGCGACCGTTGTCGGCCCCACTGGACAAAGCGTCTACGCAGACCAGTATGGCCGTTGCAAGCTCCAGTTCCACTGGGATCGGGACGCGAAGGGCGACGAAACCAGTTCGACCTGGGTGCGCGTGGCTTCGTCCTGGAGCGGCGGTGAGCAAGGGGGCGCCGCTCCGCCAAGAATTGGATCGGAGGTGATAGTCCAGTGGCTCGAGGGCAATCCGGACCGGCCTATCGTTACGGGTCGCGTCGCCAACGAGAAGAACATGCCCTCATGGCAGCTACCGTCCCAGAGCGCGCTGATGGGATTCCGCTCGCGGGAACTGGACGGAGCGAGCGGCAACACCGCCGGCGGCCGCAGCAATCATCTCCTGTTTGACGACACGGCCCAGCAGATACAAACGCAGTTACGCAGCGACCACCAGAACAGCCAACTCTCGCTCGGCTACGTTACCCGTATCGAAAACACCGCGGGTCGCCAGGACGCGCGTGGAGAAGGGTTCGAATTGCGCACGGACGCTGTCGGTGCGATCCGCTCCGGCAAGGGCATGCTTATCAGCACCGATCCTCGTCCGCAGGCCAAATCGCATCTGTCGGACGTGAGCGAGCCTGTCGATCGACTCGGGAAGGCGCAGACCCTGCATGGGCAGTTGGGCAAGCTTGCACAGCAATATCAGGCACAGGATAGTGGAGCGGACCAGTCGAGCGTCGCCGACGTCCTGAAGACCCAGAACGATGCCATCAAAGGCAGTGGTGGGACCGTGAGTGGCAGCGGAAGCAGCAACGGCGGTTCATTTCCCGAACTCAATGATCCCTACGTCGTTGTTGCCAGCCCTGCTGGGGTTGCCATCACCACGCCTGGGTCGTCCCATCTTGCGAGCGGGCAGCATGTGGCGCTGACATCTGGCGAGGACGTTTCGATCGCCGCGGGTAAGTCATTGCTCGCGAGCGTGTCGGAGAAGTTTTCCCTGTTCGTGCACAAGCTTGGCATCAAGCTGATTGCTGCTAGCGGCAAGGTGCAGGTGCATGCGGAGAACGACGAACTTGAGCTACTGGCTAAAAAAGTCGTCAGCCTGATCAGCACGACTGACTGGATCAACATCACCGCGAAACAGGGGATCAAGCTGACTGCGGGTAACAGCCAGTTTGTTATCAGCGCGGACGGGTTGAACGGGTTTACGCCCGGCAGCAACCTGATTCACGCCGGTAGCCACGGCACGATGGGCCCGCAAAGCGTTCCGGCGCAATTCCCAGGCGTAGATCTCTGCTCTTCGTTGTCGAGCGGCGCGGCTCAAGCCGGCAACGCTTCAATCGCCCTGTAG
- the gyrB gene encoding DNA topoisomerase (ATP-hydrolyzing) subunit B produces the protein MTETNNTQPDNSYGASSIQILEGLEAVRKRPGMYIGDTSDGTGLHHLVFEVLDNSIDEALAGHCNDIQVIIHADNSISITDNGRGVPTGLKMDDKHDPKRSAAEIVMTELHAGGKFDQNSYKVSGGLHGVGVSCVNALSAWLRLTIRRDGKKHFMEFHRGVPQNRVIEEIDGVAVSPIQITGDTENRGTEVHFLADETIFGNIEYHYDILAKRIRELSFLNNGVRIKLTDQRTGKEEDFAFVGGVKGFVEYINKNKSVLHPNIFHISGEKDGVGVEVAMQWNDSYNENVLCFTNNIPQRDGGTHLTGLRAAMTRVLNKYINDHEVAKKAKVETSGDDMREGLSCVLSVKVPEPKFSAQTKDKLVSSEVRAPVEDVVAKALEEFLLETPNDAKIICSKIVDAARARDAARKAREMTRRKGVLDGVGLPGKLADCQEKDPAKSEIYIVEGDSAGGSAKQGRDRKFQAILPLRGKVLNVEKARYDKLLSSEQIVTLITALGCGIGKEDYNLEKLRYHRIIIMTDADVDGAHIRTLLLTFFYRQMPEMIERGYIYIAQPPLFKIKAGKDERYLKDEAEVNAHILKLALQGSELVSSDGATPITGDALGELARAYLLAQGVVNRLSRLYDAGALEAVMDGVVIDLSSEAAAETSAIALEAKLRDDPLKPEVKVTTMYDPVRELRSLRVARTHHGNQKISVLDQDFQLTADYQQLINTANTFKGLIQTGAVIKRGERSMAVTDFKSAMKWLLADAERNVSKQRYKGLGEMNPGQLWETTMDPTVRRLLRVQIEDAIAADGIFTTLMGDDVEPRRAFIESNALRAGNIDV, from the coding sequence ATGACTGAAACGAACAATACGCAACCCGACAACAGCTACGGCGCCTCGTCCATTCAGATCCTCGAAGGTCTGGAGGCTGTGCGCAAGCGGCCGGGGATGTACATCGGGGATACATCGGATGGCACCGGTTTGCACCACCTCGTGTTCGAAGTGCTCGACAACTCGATCGACGAAGCACTGGCAGGCCACTGCAACGACATCCAGGTGATCATTCACGCGGACAATTCCATCTCGATCACCGACAACGGCCGAGGTGTGCCGACCGGCCTGAAGATGGACGACAAGCACGACCCGAAGCGCAGCGCCGCTGAAATCGTGATGACCGAGTTGCACGCCGGCGGCAAGTTCGACCAGAACAGCTACAAGGTGTCCGGCGGTCTGCACGGTGTGGGCGTGTCGTGCGTGAACGCGCTGTCCGCGTGGCTGCGTTTGACCATTCGCCGCGACGGCAAGAAGCACTTCATGGAATTCCACCGTGGCGTGCCGCAAAACCGCGTGATCGAAGAGATCGACGGCGTGGCTGTTTCGCCGATCCAGATCACCGGCGACACCGAGAATCGCGGCACCGAAGTGCACTTTCTTGCCGACGAGACGATTTTCGGCAACATCGAATATCACTACGACATTCTGGCCAAGCGCATTCGCGAGCTGTCGTTCCTGAATAACGGCGTGCGCATCAAGCTGACCGACCAGCGCACCGGCAAGGAAGAAGATTTCGCGTTCGTGGGCGGCGTGAAGGGCTTTGTCGAGTACATCAACAAGAACAAGTCTGTGCTGCACCCGAACATTTTCCACATCAGCGGCGAGAAAGACGGCGTGGGCGTGGAAGTGGCCATGCAGTGGAACGACAGCTACAACGAAAACGTGCTGTGCTTCACGAACAATATTCCGCAGCGCGATGGCGGCACTCACCTGACCGGGTTGCGTGCGGCGATGACGCGCGTGTTGAACAAGTACATCAACGATCACGAAGTCGCCAAGAAGGCGAAGGTCGAGACGTCTGGCGACGATATGCGCGAAGGGTTGTCGTGCGTGCTGTCGGTGAAGGTGCCGGAGCCGAAATTCAGCGCGCAGACGAAGGACAAACTGGTGTCGTCGGAAGTGCGTGCGCCGGTGGAAGACGTGGTCGCGAAGGCACTCGAAGAATTCCTGCTGGAAACGCCGAACGACGCGAAGATCATTTGCAGCAAGATCGTCGATGCAGCGCGCGCGCGCGACGCGGCTCGAAAGGCGCGGGAAATGACGCGCCGGAAGGGTGTGCTCGACGGCGTTGGCTTGCCGGGTAAGCTGGCGGATTGCCAGGAGAAAGATCCGGCGAAGTCCGAAATTTATATCGTCGAGGGTGACTCGGCAGGCGGCTCGGCGAAGCAGGGGCGCGACCGGAAGTTTCAGGCGATTTTGCCGCTGCGCGGCAAGGTGCTGAACGTCGAGAAAGCGCGTTATGACAAGCTGCTTTCTTCGGAGCAGATCGTCACGCTGATTACGGCTTTGGGTTGTGGCATCGGCAAGGAAGACTACAACCTCGAGAAGCTGCGTTATCACCGCATCATCATCATGACCGATGCTGACGTCGACGGCGCGCACATCCGCACGCTGCTGCTGACGTTCTTCTATCGTCAGATGCCGGAGATGATCGAGCGTGGGTATATCTATATCGCGCAACCGCCGCTGTTCAAGATCAAGGCAGGTAAGGACGAGCGGTATCTGAAGGATGAGGCTGAAGTTAATGCGCACATTCTGAAGCTCGCGCTGCAGGGTTCGGAACTGGTTTCGTCCGATGGCGCTACGCCGATTACCGGCGATGCATTGGGCGAGCTGGCTCGGGCTTATTTGCTGGCTCAAGGCGTTGTTAACCGGTTGAGCCGGTTGTATGACGCTGGGGCGCTTGAGGCAGTGATGGATGGGGTTGTGATCGACCTTTCTAGCGAAGCTGCGGCTGAAACGTCGGCGATTGCCCTGGAAGCGAAGCTGCGCGACGATCCGTTGAAGCCTGAAGTCAAGGTCACGACGATGTATGACCCGGTGCGTGAATTGCGCTCGCTGCGTGTTGCGCGGACTCATCACGGTAATCAGAAAATCTCGGTGCTGGATCAGGATTTCCAACTCACTGCTGATTATCAACAGCTGATCAATACCGCTAATACGTTTAAGGGCTTGATTCAGACTGGCGCCGTTATTAAACGTGGTGAGCGGAGTATGGCTGTCACCGACTTCAAGAGCGCGATGAAGTGGCTGCTGGCTGATGCTGAGCGCAATGTCTCGAAGCAGCGCTATAAGGGCTTGGGTGAGATGAACCCCGGTCAGCTTTGGGAGACGACGATGGATCCGACCGTGCGTCGCTTGCTTCGTGTGCAGATCGAGGATGCTATTGCGGCTGATGGCATCTTTACGACGCTCATGGGGGATGATGTGGAGCCGCGGCGTGCTTTCATTGAGTCGAATGCTTTGAGGGCGGGGAATATTGATGTTTGA
- a CDS encoding DUF4123 domain-containing protein has translation MTSPMLPVPEVSTPLERGFLLIEPATLVHVPDLRRFGMRACTPRVLAHREELMPRLLDVESLAADMRETVTGYWLDEIETERPPVVCAWIDSDADVDTLAEHIARYLVGPGTNGQSVFWRYYDPRVLSLTLAIFDAAQRHALLGPIKNWQFAWAGHRWSVPGPGVSSDALEGYVPAWPRPEQWPRVDRSDVAVRVLNRLAAMPIEEVERLPGKFDRTFCDVVQRGVTMGVDDLADYTWHCLRYGAAFEQHPAIVSAWTALSRHDTTWPDVKARLTPGDFQHFEQASRSQTAERIKT, from the coding sequence ATGACTTCACCGATGTTGCCCGTTCCCGAAGTCTCGACCCCGTTGGAGCGTGGTTTTTTGCTGATCGAGCCAGCGACGCTCGTGCATGTGCCTGACCTGAGGCGATTCGGCATGCGTGCGTGCACGCCGCGCGTCCTTGCGCATCGCGAGGAACTGATGCCGAGACTCCTTGATGTCGAATCTCTCGCAGCGGATATGCGTGAAACAGTAACCGGCTACTGGCTGGATGAAATCGAGACCGAACGGCCGCCGGTCGTGTGCGCCTGGATCGACAGCGACGCCGATGTCGACACGCTCGCGGAACACATCGCCCGCTATCTGGTTGGTCCGGGCACAAATGGCCAGTCGGTTTTCTGGCGGTACTACGACCCGCGGGTACTGAGCCTGACGCTGGCAATCTTCGACGCCGCGCAGCGGCACGCGCTGCTCGGTCCAATCAAAAACTGGCAGTTCGCGTGGGCGGGCCATCGCTGGAGCGTACCAGGACCTGGCGTGTCGTCGGACGCACTCGAAGGCTATGTTCCGGCGTGGCCGCGTCCCGAACAGTGGCCCCGCGTCGACCGCAGCGATGTCGCTGTACGCGTCCTGAATCGGCTCGCAGCGATGCCCATTGAAGAGGTGGAACGGTTGCCGGGCAAATTTGACCGGACTTTCTGCGATGTCGTCCAGCGCGGCGTAACGATGGGGGTTGACGATCTCGCGGATTACACGTGGCATTGCCTGCGATATGGCGCGGCATTCGAGCAGCATCCGGCGATCGTTAGCGCGTGGACGGCGCTCAGCCGCCACGATACCACTTGGCCCGACGTGAAGGCGCGCCTCACGCCTGGCGATTTCCAGCATTTTGAACAGGCTTCCCGCTCGCAGACGGCGGAGAGGATCAAAACATGA
- a CDS encoding lysozyme inhibitor LprI family protein produces MVLLDGSWAYLYERQAHAPVNAEQSFDCKKADTNVEHLICKDPELVKLDTTVNRGYVAMLLTDSKEISYQDPVRLDQINWIRKVRNSCNDNACLLNAYRARIQYIKGKIATADPSYPDDDSNQEGD; encoded by the coding sequence ATGGTGCTGCTAGATGGGTCCTGGGCTTATCTGTACGAACGTCAGGCGCACGCGCCCGTGAATGCCGAACAGAGTTTCGATTGCAAGAAAGCCGACACGAATGTCGAGCACCTCATCTGCAAAGATCCCGAACTGGTCAAGTTGGACACGACAGTCAATCGTGGTTACGTCGCGATGCTGCTGACCGATTCAAAGGAGATTTCGTATCAGGACCCTGTTCGGCTGGACCAGATCAACTGGATCAGGAAAGTGCGGAACTCGTGTAACGACAACGCATGCCTGCTGAACGCATATCGTGCGCGCATCCAGTATATAAAGGGCAAGATTGCGACCGCCGATCCGTCCTACCCGGACGACGACTCGAATCAGGAGGGCGATTGA
- the tnpC gene encoding IS66 family transposase — protein MDLPADLNALSPEQLRALATQLIARVEDRDREIEEKTREVGEKERELRYRQTRIDQLTHEISILRRYQFGKRSEQVSRDQMNLLDEAIDADLAAIEVELEQLQPQDTTGPLPQQPKRAALPAQLPRTEIRHEPQSTVCQCGCERVRIGEDISEKLDYTPGVFTVERHIRGKWVCRHCETLIQAAVPAHVIDKGIPTAGLLASVLVAKYADHLPLYRQEQIFGRAGVAIPRSTLGAWVGTCGVQLEPLVDALHQEILQQGVLHADETPVQMLSPGKGKTHRAYLWAYTPTHYSELRAVVYDFADSRAGEHARAFLAGWQGKLVCDDYSGYKAGFQQGITEIGCAAHARRKFFDLHTNHSSQIAAQALPFFAALYDIERDAVTLQAEERYTLRQSRAKPVCDALHEWMTAQRKLVSEGSAIAKALDYSLKRWDALTRYLDDGHVPIDNNWVENQIRPWAIGRSNWLFAGSLRAGKRAAAIMSLLRSAQLNGHEPHAYLKDVLTQLPTHRASDIATLLPHRWQPADPVR, from the coding sequence ATGGACCTGCCAGCCGACCTCAATGCTCTTAGCCCGGAACAGTTGCGTGCGCTCGCCACACAATTGATTGCGCGCGTCGAAGACAGGGACCGGGAGATCGAGGAGAAGACCCGCGAGGTCGGTGAGAAAGAGCGGGAGCTACGCTACCGGCAGACCCGGATCGACCAGTTGACCCACGAGATATCGATTCTCAGACGTTATCAGTTCGGCAAGCGCAGCGAGCAGGTCAGCCGCGATCAGATGAATCTGCTGGATGAGGCGATTGACGCGGATCTCGCCGCCATTGAAGTTGAGCTCGAGCAACTTCAGCCACAAGACACCACCGGGCCGCTACCCCAACAGCCGAAGCGTGCCGCGCTGCCGGCGCAATTGCCACGCACAGAGATTCGCCACGAACCGCAGAGCACCGTATGCCAGTGTGGCTGCGAGCGAGTGCGCATCGGCGAAGACATCAGCGAGAAGCTGGACTACACGCCGGGCGTGTTCACCGTGGAGCGGCATATCCGTGGGAAGTGGGTGTGCAGACACTGCGAAACACTGATTCAGGCTGCGGTGCCAGCGCACGTCATCGACAAGGGCATCCCGACCGCGGGACTGCTGGCGTCAGTGCTGGTTGCCAAGTACGCCGACCACCTTCCGCTGTACCGTCAGGAGCAGATCTTTGGGCGAGCAGGCGTCGCGATTCCGCGCTCGACATTGGGCGCATGGGTCGGCACGTGCGGCGTGCAGCTAGAACCGCTGGTCGACGCGCTGCACCAGGAAATCCTGCAGCAGGGTGTGCTGCATGCGGATGAGACGCCGGTACAGATGCTCAGTCCGGGCAAAGGCAAGACACATCGCGCGTATCTGTGGGCATATACGCCGACGCATTACAGTGAACTGCGCGCCGTGGTCTACGACTTCGCCGACAGCCGTGCAGGCGAACATGCCCGCGCGTTCCTCGCTGGCTGGCAAGGCAAACTGGTATGCGACGACTACAGTGGGTACAAGGCTGGATTCCAGCAGGGCATCACTGAAATCGGATGTGCGGCGCACGCGAGACGCAAGTTCTTCGATCTGCACACTAATCACAGCAGTCAGATCGCCGCGCAGGCGCTGCCGTTCTTCGCTGCGCTTTACGACATCGAGCGTGATGCCGTAACACTGCAAGCTGAGGAACGCTACACCCTCCGGCAAAGTCGGGCCAAACCGGTTTGCGACGCACTTCACGAATGGATGACGGCGCAGCGCAAGCTGGTGTCGGAAGGCTCGGCAATTGCCAAAGCGCTGGATTACAGTCTTAAACGATGGGATGCGCTGACCCGCTATCTCGATGATGGTCACGTGCCTATCGACAATAACTGGGTTGAGAACCAGATACGCCCTTGGGCTATTGGCAGGTCGAACTGGTTGTTCGCTGGTTCACTTCGAGCCGGAAAACGAGCCGCAGCCATCATGAGTCTGCTACGTTCAGCGCAACTGAATGGGCACGAACCACACGCCTATCTGAAAGACGTCCTCACACAGCTGCCAACCCACAGGGCCAGCGATATCGCGACATTACTGCCTCATCGCTGGCAACCAGCGGACCCTGTTCGATAA
- the dnaN gene encoding DNA polymerase III subunit beta has protein sequence MQLVKTERDNLLRPLQTVSGIVERRHTLPILANLLITKNGPDVSFLSTDLELQITTRADFGVGAETVATTVAARKLLDILRAMPDGQVTLTLNDKRLTVQSGKSRFALQTLAADEFPTVAQAKDYGASLVAPQKTFRQLLGMVHFSMAQQDIRYYLNGMLLVVDGDQLMAVATDGHRLAFSSMKIEGSFPRQEVIIPRKTILELQRLLEDIDDTLKIDIAQTQVKFTFGQVELVSKLVEGKFPDFQRVIPKSHKNQFLIGREELQRSLQRAAILTSDKFKGVRCIIEPGQLKIMSTNADQEEAQEELEIAYTGDSVDIGFNVTYLLDVLANLKVDMLQVSLGDASSSALITIPENDEFKYVVMPMRI, from the coding sequence ATGCAACTGGTCAAGACCGAACGCGATAACCTCCTCAGGCCGCTGCAAACTGTGAGCGGCATCGTCGAACGCCGCCATACGTTGCCGATCCTCGCCAATTTGCTGATTACCAAGAACGGCCCTGACGTGTCGTTCCTGTCGACCGACCTCGAGTTGCAGATCACCACGCGTGCCGATTTCGGCGTGGGCGCTGAAACGGTCGCGACCACGGTGGCAGCACGCAAGCTCCTCGACATTCTGCGCGCCATGCCCGACGGGCAGGTCACGCTCACGCTGAACGACAAGCGTTTGACCGTGCAATCCGGCAAGAGCCGTTTTGCGCTGCAAACCCTCGCAGCAGACGAATTCCCGACCGTCGCGCAAGCCAAAGACTACGGCGCGAGCCTCGTGGCTCCGCAAAAGACATTCCGCCAGTTGCTCGGCATGGTCCATTTTTCGATGGCCCAGCAGGACATTCGCTACTACCTGAACGGCATGCTGCTGGTGGTAGACGGCGACCAGCTGATGGCGGTCGCGACAGACGGCCACCGTCTGGCGTTTTCGTCGATGAAGATTGAAGGCTCGTTCCCGCGTCAGGAAGTCATCATTCCGCGCAAGACAATCCTGGAATTGCAGCGTCTGCTCGAAGATATCGACGACACGCTGAAAATCGACATCGCGCAAACGCAGGTGAAGTTCACATTCGGCCAGGTCGAACTGGTGTCGAAGCTGGTCGAGGGCAAGTTCCCCGACTTCCAGCGCGTGATTCCGAAGTCGCACAAGAACCAGTTCCTGATTGGCCGCGAAGAACTGCAGCGCTCGCTGCAACGCGCGGCAATTCTGACGTCGGACAAATTCAAGGGCGTGCGCTGCATCATCGAGCCGGGCCAGTTGAAGATCATGTCGACCAACGCCGACCAGGAAGAGGCGCAGGAAGAACTGGAAATCGCTTACACCGGCGACAGCGTCGATATCGGGTTCAACGTCACGTATCTGCTCGACGTGCTCGCGAACCTGAAGGTCGACATGTTGCAAGTGAGCCTCGGCGACGCCAGCTCCAGCGCGCTGATCACGATTCCCGAGAACGACGAATTCAAATACGTTGTGATGCCGATGCGCATCTAA
- the tnpA gene encoding IS66-like element accessory protein TnpA: protein MPGRRRRRRYSIEFKAQVVAACQGPGVSLAAIALHHKLNANLLRRWVEQAETNDCVLVARSDLTAPPSAARTPTPEFVPLPLEMRNTRTAEIRVEVRRADLSITVSWPTSEAAQCAAWLREWLA from the coding sequence GTGCCTGGCCGTCGACGACGCCGGCGCTACAGTATCGAGTTCAAGGCTCAGGTTGTGGCAGCTTGCCAGGGGCCGGGGGTGTCGCTCGCGGCTATCGCGTTGCACCACAAGCTGAACGCCAATCTGCTTCGACGCTGGGTCGAGCAGGCCGAAACGAACGATTGTGTGCTTGTGGCCCGTAGCGACCTGACAGCGCCCCCATCAGCGGCGCGGACACCGACACCGGAATTTGTACCGCTGCCACTTGAGATGCGAAACACGCGTACAGCTGAGATTCGCGTCGAGGTGCGTCGCGCGGACCTGTCGATAACGGTGAGCTGGCCAACCTCAGAGGCAGCGCAATGCGCCGCCTGGCTGCGCGAGTGGCTCGCATGA
- the tnpB gene encoding IS66 family insertion sequence element accessory protein TnpB (TnpB, as the term is used for proteins encoded by IS66 family insertion elements, is considered an accessory protein, since TnpC, encoded by a neighboring gene, is a DDE family transposase.), whose protein sequence is MIRIDQVWLAVDPLDMRAGFDTALGRVINVFGAAHPHHAYLFANRRANRLKVLVHDGIGIWLAARRLNEGQFVWPRAGSEPRQYALTQEQLEGLVVGLPWQRIGANGVIRVI, encoded by the coding sequence ATGATCCGTATTGATCAGGTGTGGCTGGCAGTTGACCCGCTGGACATGCGGGCCGGATTCGATACGGCACTGGGTCGGGTGATCAACGTGTTCGGCGCCGCGCATCCACACCATGCGTACCTGTTCGCCAACCGGCGGGCCAACCGCCTGAAGGTCCTGGTTCACGATGGGATTGGCATCTGGCTGGCCGCGCGACGGCTGAATGAGGGCCAATTCGTCTGGCCGCGCGCCGGTAGCGAGCCCAGGCAATACGCGCTCACGCAGGAACAGCTCGAAGGTCTGGTAGTGGGTTTGCCGTGGCAGCGCATCGGCGCGAACGGTGTGATCCGTGTCATTTGA